A single region of the Vicia villosa cultivar HV-30 ecotype Madison, WI linkage group LG4, Vvil1.0, whole genome shotgun sequence genome encodes:
- the LOC131599500 gene encoding GATA transcription factor 21-like encodes MTPTYRYSLPSPPMPFDLSNNEDHNHHLFNPNIHQPSSSSSSLSYSTLFNQNQVQGRSYSSEPNHIQSDLQVVKFVPSSGSCDHQELKKENRNEAFEPEDNSSMKWMPSKKRIIKRMMEDQRVSDEKFEKDKLLLHVETDNSSNNNGSNNTNMIVRVCSDCHTTKTPLWRSGPAGPKSLCNACGIRQRKARRALAAAASANVENHVAAEKPYVKGKKLQIKRKRSKTDECAPPQMKRKGKIGKGSTSFEDLITSLSNNFASHQVFPQDEKEAAILLMALSYGLLHEFDSL; translated from the exons ATGACACCAACTTATCGTTATTCACTACCTTCTCCTCCCATGCCTTTTGATCTTAGTAACAATGAAGATCACAACCACCATCTCTTCAATCCAAACATTCATCAaccctcttcttcatcttcttccctaTCATATTCCACACTTTTTAACCAAAACCAAGTTCAAGGACGATCTTATTCTTCTGAACCGAATCACATACAAAGTGATCTACAG GTTGTGAAGTTTGTTCCTTCTAGTGGATCATGTGATCATCAAGAActaaagaaagaaaatagaaatgAAGCGTTTGAACCCGAGGATAATAGTTCAATGAAGTGGATGCCATCAAAGAAGAGAATAATTAAGAGAATGATGGAAGATCAAAGGGTTTCTGATGAGAAATTTGAAAAAGATAAACTATTATTACATGTAGAAACCGATAATAGTAGCAACAACAATGGCTCAAACAACACTAATATGATTGTTAGGGTTTGTAGTGATTGCCACACAACTAAGACCCCTCTCTGGAGAAGTGGACCAGCAGGTCCTAAG TCTCTCTGCAATGCCTGCGGGATTCGACAAAGGAAAGCGCGGCGCGCCCTCGCAGCAGCTGCATCTGCAAATGTTGAGAATCATGTGGCTGCTGAGAAGCCCTATGTGAAAGGAAAGAAGTTGCAAATCAAAAGGAAAAGATCCAAAACTGATGAATGTGCACCACCACAGATGAAAAGGAAGGGTAAAATTGGAAAAGGTTCAACTAGTTTTGAAGATTTGATAACAAGTTTGAGTAacaactttgcttctcatcaagTTTTCCCTCAAGATGAGAAAGAGGCTGCTATTCTACTCATGGCTTTGTCTTATGGATTACTTCATGAGTTTGATTCATTGTAA